Sequence from the Fragaria vesca subsp. vesca linkage group LG4, FraVesHawaii_1.0, whole genome shotgun sequence genome:
GCTTTCGGTTCATGATTGGTTATCTCTGTTAGCACCAACTTCTGTATCCCTGTTGGGACTAAAAGCTTGGCTGGAATCTGGGAGCAGTTTAGTTGTATATCAAATTGAAGGGCCTGTTCTTTGCCTTCGTTTATAGTTTTGCTTACTCTTGCAAGGTTGGGAATATAACTGGCCTTAAATCGTTAACCAGCTGCCCAGTTGCCTAGCTATTAATAATTGCTAAGGTTTACTTTTGATATTAGCAGGATGAATTGTTCCTGTTTGATGAGAGTTTCTCTTATTAGTTGGCTAAGTTCAACTGAGTCTCAGTTTAGGCTTTTATTCATTATCTAATATGCGTTACAATCTTTTGAGGAGTGCTTTCTTCTTCTAGACCCAAGTTGTGTCAATCGTCTCAATCCTCAGATTGATATACTACTAGGAATTCCCCTTGCTGTAACCCCAGGTTCTGAGCTTGGCACGAGCAGATCGTAAGGTGAACCCCTGCTCCACATCTGTTTCGGAGGCTTGGATCAGCATTTCTTCGTTCAATCTCCTTTTCAATCCTCCTCATATCCATAGAAAATCTGTAGAATGCCTCCATAATAACTGGTTCAGCTGACCAAGTGGACCAAGTCTTTTCTTTCCCCAATGTACTCGTCATCCGGGGAGTGCTCTGAGATGATATCTACCACAGCCATATACTTTGTTGCATCAAGTAAATTAGGCAATGATGATAGAAAATATTTCAGTGGATCCTTGATGAATGTAGCATACTCTAGTTCATGCCCTGGTGGCACTACTTTCCGCATGTATGGTGGGCGGGTTGGTACATATCCGCCAACCGGATACTTCCCGTTGTTCAACGCAGCGTGGTATGCTGAGGTGAGCCAGATGACGGTGGTGAGAATAGAGGCTAGATCATCTGGAGTAGAGAGTTCTGGCCACCAGCTAGCATGGTGAAGATCAGCATGGCCAGAGTTGATCGACTCCATATACCAGGCTTGCAGTTCTGTATCAGAATGAAGCACACTTGCACTGGGATAATAATAATGGACATAGGTCTAAATCAATCTCTCGATTGCTGACCATACGAGGAGTCCATCTGTTGCATAAGGATAACCTTCAATCACTAGTCCTAGTCCATGGACTTGTGTGGGGTCTGGTATTGCTATCCCTCTGTTGAAATGAAAATCAAGGTTAATTATGGGAAATAATGGTTCACAATGGGAGCAACATACACTGAGATTAGATGCTTACCTTCTGATGAGGTCTGCCGGAAGGCCCTCAATGTCAAAGCGCCACCAGTCTCGATATGCAGCACAACTGATCTCCTGAAACAAAGCCAACCATAGCGAGTCTGCCGTTGATTCTTTCCGGTGCTGGTCCGCTGAAAGCGAAAACGTCCCCGAACTTGGTGCTAACCTTAGGAGTCCTAGCTAGGTGGTGGTGGGAAAGGTGTAGGTGTCGGTGCTTGTGGTGCAATCTTTGATGGTTCTGAAACTGTAGATGGTTTCTCCTCAGGTAGACCGTTCTGCAAATTAAGGACAAATCGGACATGGTTAATACACATTTATCTCAATTCTCACAAATGAGACATAATTACCAGAGATCGGTTAATTACCTCAGCAATGGAGCGTACCCTCATGTTTGGATGCCCACGAAGAGTTGATGCAAATTGAACTAGGAAGGAAGACCTGTTCTTACCCTCTCCATATACAACAGGATTTGCGAGGAAGATTGATTGCATGGTAGCTGAAGCAGCCTTTGTATATATTTCTATGATCAAGAAGGAAATCGGTGAGTGGTGATTTATTAAAATGCTTGTGTTTTGCTCTTGATCTTGGTTATCAAAGTTGTACTCCTGAGTAGGGTTTTATAGTATACCAGCTCATCAAATGAATGGTCGAGTCTCTCATTTGGTTAATGTCCCGCTAGTACTACGCCATGTACGTGGGTTTTGTCGATCTAGTCATCACAAGGAGACGTGGCTGCAGAGCAGACCAGTATTTTTTTTTGGCTGAAAGATGAGTGAGAGAGGAATGACTCCCTAACACTCTTATGTATTAAAAAAGAAAAAAAGAAACATCAAAAGAGGAGGATTAGACCAAAACCTCTCATAACGAAATAACAATGAAACAAAACTATGAAAACCGAAATTGGGGAAGACCCATAAGGTATGACAAAATAAAAGGAGGAGGTGAATCCCACCAAACCAACTGTGTTAATGACGTACCGTGATTAGCCAGAGCATCTGCAACCTTATTCCCTTCACGAAAAATATGAGAAGAATGAAAGGTCATCTTCGATATGCAACGTAAACAATTAAGCCAACGGACACGTAGATGCCAAGGTACAAGCAAAGGAGACCGGCCGTAGATAGTCTAACACAAGTGACGAGTCAACCTCTAACCAAATGTGCTTCCAGTCTCGTACCCAAGCAAGTTCAATAGCAACTATAATTGCCATCACCTCTGCTGCTACTGAACTAGGAATGTCAATGTTGGAAGAAAAAGCACCAAGAACATGACCTTTAAAGTCACGAAAAACAGCACCAAAACCTCCAACACCCTCTGCATGCTTCCAAGCTCCATCCGAATTAATCTTCACCCACCTAATGACTGGAGGATGCCAAACAACCTCAATAACTCTTGGAGCTCTTCCCAATCGACACTCTGCACCAAAACTCTTTATTATCCGTAAATCCTGAACTAAATTATGCATTGGACCATTTGCAAGTCGACTAGCCGCTCTAATGTGCCCCAAAATGAGATGACAAATTGAAGCCACAGAGAACGACTTACCGTCAAATCTGGTCTTATTCCTCGCATGCCATACAAACCATAAAATCGAAGTAAAACAGATCAACCAAAGGTCCTTAAGCTGTGAGCTACGTCCCATACTCAGACCTTTATGAAATAAATCCACAATTGTATGAGGAGTAGCCCCCAGATCAAAAAGAGATAAGAAATAAGACCATATAGCAGCTGTAAAGGGACAATGTAAGAAAATATGTTGCAGGGACTCAGTACATGCACCACAAAGCTCACATCTTGAAACCCAAGCCACTCCTCGACGTTGTATAAGCTCATCACAAATTACTCTCCCTTTCAAAACCTTCCAAGCATGTAGAGACATTCTAGGCATAATAAATCTAGACCATAAGGACTTACCCCAAGGCATGGAGGGAAATGGATGCCGTAAAAATTGGTAAGCATGCTTTGCAGTCAAATCTCCTGTAGACGAAGGCATCCAAATAAGAGTGTCCTCCAACGAAGCATTAGTAGCAAGAGGGACATGCTCAATTTTATTACATAAAGCTGGAAAAGTGAAGTTGAAGTAGATCAGGAAGCACCCAAGAACCATCAACAATAAAAGTAGAAACCAAATCCTTGTTCCCTTGCAGACCATCATGGGCACCAAAATAATCAACAATAGGTCTCCCCATAAAATTATCATGCCAAAAAAAGATATTGTCTCCTGAGCCTATCAACCATTGAGAATTTTCTTTGACAACACCCCAAAAAGGACGAACTCTAGGCCATATAGAGGAGGAGGCATAGGAGCGACGTTGAGAAAATCTGTTCCTGATAAAAGAACATCCCTCTGATGGACATGAAAATATCTCCCAACAGCGCTTTAGTAAAAGTGATCGATGAAGAACCACAAATTGCTTCAAACCTAAGCCACCCTCATCCATAGGAACACAACAAGATTTCCACACTACTAAAGGAATCCCACGTTTATCAATTGAACCAGACCATAGAAAATTACGGCACCATACCTCAATACGGCGTAGCAAAGAAACCGGCCACTCATACACTTGGAATGTATAAACAAACATACTGTAAATCACTGCTTTAATAAGTTGAAGTCTTCCAGCCATAGACAAAAATGAGCTCATCCAACTTAACAATCTAAGTTTGATTCTATCCACGATCGGTTGAAAATGTAGTACTCGTGGCTTACCTTTAAAAATAGGAGCCCCAAGTAAGTAAAAGGGGCTGAACCCAATGGAATTCCCAAGAGGCTTGAAATAGAATGTCGTCGTCGATAAATATGTTTCCCAATGAACACTTGCGACTTGCTCTTATTAACTACCTGGCCAGATACACTTCCGTAGTCCTCCAAAAAACGAACACGACTAGATGATGAGTGCATGATAACTGTGATTTGTGAGGTAGGGTTTGTTCAAGGTTTTGAATATGGAGGAACGATGATTCACGAGGCCACGACTAGATGGAGCTAGTTGGAGTTGTTTTTGCTTCGTTTTTGTTTTTGAAAGAAAACGAACACGTTTGGCTTCTTCTTCTTCACTAGCTAGCTTATATATAACATCATTTGTCTGATAGCTATGGATGTTTTGTAGGTTGTGTCGTCCACATTTGAAATGGTGGTGAATGAAAGAGACGTGGCTTGCCGCACAAGCACATTGTGTCTGTCAGGGGTATGTTTCCATCGATCGTTAGAATCCGAACAAGGGAGATGATCGATATATCGAAGAGTTTATTAGGATATCAAGTTATGCATACATATAATTATCTCGATCAATGGCCTTATTTGTTTATGTACTGCTACGTACACTGCATTTTTGTTGTAATTAGTTACTTGCTCGATCGATCAGGTCTCTGGATTCGTATGGCCAAGCGTACTTCTACATGAACATTGAACAATCAATTTGGAGAACCCTAGCCTAAACCCTAAACCTTTTATACAGAAGTTATAGGCAAGGTTTGTGATGTCTTTAGGTAAAAAAGGATTCTCAAAAACCATTTCATAGTCAACGACAACCTCTTTAACTCGGAAGTTTCGAAAACCACAAATCACTTTGGTAATGTGCCTGCACGTACACTAATAATCTCACGACGTAGGGTTTTACTTGTTTCGCTCTATTTGTAAGAGCGCAGTAGATTGGGTTTTAGAAGAGAATTGTATTTTTTTAAGTAATTGTAGTATTGTGCTTGTGCTAGTTCAAAAGCTATCAGAGTCCTTATCGAAGCATCTAAACGAATGAAGATAGTTCTAGGGAGCCATATCTTCTATATATTGGCCTGTACGTGTTGTCAAATTGTGTCAGCAACTCATCATTCTAAAGAGGTAGAACACTTGTGTAAACGTGGAGGATAATACTCCACAAAGTGCCCAAATCTTCATGCATGTCTATATCAAATCCATATGAAAATTTCTCTATTAACTTGAAAATTAGCCTGGAAAACATTTTGCTCTGTGATAGGAAAAGGAAAAAAAACTAGTAGTTGAAAACTAAATTGGAACTTCACAGTAGTACTGTATTGAGGATTTTATTACGTGTATCAACAGTTCAACACACAGTGAAACATATATTTACTGGATGCAGTGAAACTACATGCAGTAACTAGATTAATGACACTGGTAGTGCTATATGCACCAAATAATCCAGTGTTCTAGTGCTTACAAATTAATTCAGTACACAAAAACTGAGAGCTCCCTTACATTAATTTACTTTGATGGTGTACTTGCATTACTCCACACAAACTTTGAGAATACTTCATATTCTCGGTCTCCTCCAATTTCATCAATGGGAACAGCATCACAAATTTCATTCAAATCCTCTTTTGTAAGCTTCACTTCCAACGATCCGACATTGATATCCAGGTTCTTAAGTTTAGTAGTCCCTGCATATATAATCCATTAATAGTTCAAATATGTACCATTTGATTAACAAACTAAACTCTCATCTTGGATCCGGGACAATATCCATTGCTAAGAGTCGTGCATGTAAACAGACATATATGATATATGTAGTAACAAGAACATACCTGGGATCGGGATTATGTCCTTGCCCTGATGGAGAAGCCATGACAGAGCTAACTGAGGAGCATTGCATGAATGCTTCGCAGCAAGATTGGCAAGCTTGTTATAGAAAAGTTTGTTCTTTTCCAGATTTTTGCCATTGAACCTTG
This genomic interval carries:
- the LOC101303118 gene encoding putative ribonuclease H protein At1g65750-like, with the protein product MHNLVQDLRIIKSFGAECRLGRAPRVIEVVWHPPVIRWVKINSDGAWKHAEGVGGFGAVFRDFKGHVLGAFSSNIDIPSSVAAEVMAIIVAIELAWVRDWKHIWLEVDSSLVLDYLRPVSFACTLASTCPLA